The genomic DNA ACGACAACGACGTCATCGGCATGGCCCGGTCGCTCAAGCCGTCGGCGCGCGGGGAGCTTGAGATCACGGACATCAACAAGCTCTATCTCGAACGCGGCGACCTGGAGGTCCAGACCCTGGGCCGGGGCTACGCCTGGCTCGACATGGGCACCCACGAGTCACTACACGGGGCGTCCGGCTTCGTTCGCGCGGTGCAGGCCCGGCAGGGATACGTCATCTCCAGCCCCGAGGAGATCGGCTACCGCATGGGCTTCATCTCACGCGACCAGCTCATGCGCCTGGCCTCGGAAATGAGCAACAACGATTATGGACGCTACCTAATGGAAGTGGCCAAGGAAGCTCCCGGCATGTTCTGATTCGGCTGCCCGAATACCAAAAACGACGAAGCCGCTTCCCCCGACAACGGGAAGCGGCTTCGCGGAAAAAGAATTCGAGACGCGATTCTGAAATCGCGTTTTCCACGTTCTAGTGGTGGTTCTCGTGCATGGCCTCGCGCACGCGGATGACGCCTATGGCGAGAATCCAAGCCAGATAGATGAAAATCAAGGACACGCCGACAAATCCGGCGCCGGTGCTCTGAGTCATGCCGTGAAGCAGTTCGCCAATCATGTTATTCCTCCTCGCTCGCCCAATTTACTTGAAAGATATACCTTATTGCCCCTCGAACAGGCTTGTTGTCAACCCCCTCCCGCCATTTGGCCGATTCCTCCGGGAGAAACCGAATCCATTGTCAGCCCCCCTGCCTTGCGAAGGCAGAGGCCGGACGTGCCGCCGTGACCGGCCCGGCCCTGGTATGCTTGTCAGAACCTCGGCTTTGGCCTAATATTATCGACAGACGCGAAACCCTTCAACAAACGACAGAACATGGGCATTCTGGACTCTCTGGGCAAGATATTCTCCCGATCCGGGAAAGGCGGCTCCCCGGCCGCGCCCGATACTGCCGGGTCCACGGCAGACGTCCGCATAGGCACGAAAACGGCCTCGCCGCCCTCGGCCACGAGCCGAAACGAAACCTTCCACGCCGATCCGGTCGATGATGCCGCCCTCGGTTTCAGCATCACCATAAAAGACGGCCGAATCACCAAGCGCAAAGCGTTCCGCGTCACGGTCAGAGGGCTTGCTGTCTTCATTCCCCGATTGGGCAAGACGTATCCGGTGACCGACATCAGCACGTCCGGCCTAGGCTTCAGCTTTGAAAAACCCAGGATCAAGACCGGAGCGAAGATCAAAATGGATCTGCTTCTGGACGGCGGGCGAGTGGTGGAAGGCGTCCCGTGCGAAGTCGTGCGCCATGAACGCGGCGTTGTCGGCTGCATCTTCAAAGACATGGACCGGAAGCAGGAGGAAGCGGTGGACCACCTCGTCCTGGAAGGCGAAAAGCAGCTCGCCGCCCGACGGGTCGCCACCAGGGGAACGAAGAACTAGCCTTCGCCCCCGCCCTCCCCGCGCAATTCCATTATATACGCCTCAAGGTCGTTGGGTTCGCCCGGCTTGTGCTCCTCGGGATAGAGCAACGCGGTCATGAAGAAGACGCTGCCGATGCGAAGCGCCGTCGCCGCGCTCGTGGAGAACCGTTCTAGCCGCCCGGCGATATCGTCGCCCATCGCGCCGGGTATTCCTTCCACGAGTTCCTCGGAGTTTTCAGCCAGCCCGGCCAGCAGTGCGGCCTTTCGTTCCAGGCAGGCCTGAAAAGCGGCCTGCCCCTCATCGGCCAGGGCACGTTCCCCTTCCGCCTCGATACGCCCGACCTCGGCGTTCACTTTTTCCAGATACGCTATCAATTCCGACAAACCATCGTTGGACATGATATTCTCCTGATTTTTTACGTTGAATATAGCCGTGGAACTCCTGGAAAACAAGTGAGAGCGAAGGACGTCGACCACCTTTACGGAACTAAATCCGCTTTACACGGAGGCCAAGAGGTTTTACCTGAATGGGTCCCGGAACACGAACTCCCAAGGAGCCCTGAATTGAGCATTCTATCCTCCAGCCTCGGGCTGACACGATACCGCATAATAGAAGACGTGCCTAACGAACTTCTTCAGCAGGTGCCTGAAAAACTGAGGCAATTCTGCATGGTGGACATCGACGGCACAGCCGACGAGCGTGCCTTCGGCTGGGCAAACATCGACGACATGCTGGACATGAACTGGGCCGTGTCGCCGCCGGAAAAGGCCAACTATTTCGCCTTCTCCCTGCGTCTGGACACCCGACGAATTCCGCCGTCCGTGCTCAAGAAGCACAACACCATCGCGGTGAACAAGGAGCTGGCGCACAACAAGGAGCAGGGCAAGAACTTCGTCTCCCGCGACCGCAAACGCGAGATCAAGGAACAGGTCGCCCTCAGGCTTCGCGCCCGAACCCTGCCCATCCCGGCGGTCTTCGACATCATCTGGAACCCGACCACCAACCGGATTTATCTGTCCACCACCAACGCCAAGGTCCGGTCCCTGTTCGAGGATCATTTCACCCTGACCTTCGATCTCCATCTGGAGCCGCTGACCCCGTTCTTCATGGCCATGGACATCCTCGGCGAAGACGCCGCGCCCAGGCTGGAAAACCTCGACCCGACCATATTCGTTTAGGAGCACGCCATGGATCTTTCACTCGTTGAACGCGAAAACACCCTGCTCGGTCAGGACTTCCTGACCTGGCTCTGGTTCAAGACCGACCAGGACACCGTGCTCTTCAAACTCGAAGACAACCGGACCTTTACCCTGCAAATGGAACAGAAGGTCTCAGTCCAGGGCGGCGAAGGCGAAACCAAGGCCACGGCCACGGTATCCAGCCCGGCGGGCGAACTCTCCGAGGCCAAGACAGGTCTGCGCACAGGCAAGAAAGTCAACAAGGCCCAACTGCTCTTTGCCATGGACGAGGACGAATGGCTGGTCACGGTCAACTCCACGGATTTCGGCCTGTCCGGCCTGAAAACCCCGAAGATCAATACCAAGGATGACGAAGGCGACGACCCGGACGCCAAATTCCTGGAAAAGATGTTCCTGCTGGAGCGTTGCCTGGAAATGATCGACGTGGCCTACACCCAATTCCTCAACCTGCGCCTGAGCAAGGATTGGGCCGAGGAATCCGCCAGGGTGAAGCTCTGGATCAACGGCTAGGTCATGACCTCCCCGTTCCGTATAGCCTGTTTCGGCGACAGCCTGACCGAAGGGTACGGCCTCGCCCCT from Pseudodesulfovibrio thermohalotolerans includes the following:
- a CDS encoding PilZ domain-containing protein, which gives rise to MGILDSLGKIFSRSGKGGSPAAPDTAGSTADVRIGTKTASPPSATSRNETFHADPVDDAALGFSITIKDGRITKRKAFRVTVRGLAVFIPRLGKTYPVTDISTSGLGFSFEKPRIKTGAKIKMDLLLDGGRVVEGVPCEVVRHERGVVGCIFKDMDRKQEEAVDHLVLEGEKQLAARRVATRGTKN